A window from Flavobacterium lindanitolerans encodes these proteins:
- a CDS encoding tetratricopeptide repeat protein, whose product MKHFFLILFLFPLAVFSQSEFAKGAQFFDKGNYEKAKEIFTALYKKNPKDVSVIEYLGDIEAHAKKWEESLVYYEKLKELKPSEANYYYKYGGALGMKAKESNKFKALGMIGDVEDSFKKAIELNPKHIESRWALVELYLQLPAIIGGSERKAQKYADELMTLSAVDGYLSKGHIAEYFKRYKEAEKNYKKAIEIGKSKTTYKKLADLYKNKMKQPEKAKAVLEEYAEISKT is encoded by the coding sequence TTGAAACATTTCTTTTTAATCTTATTCTTATTTCCGTTAGCAGTCTTTTCGCAATCAGAATTTGCGAAAGGAGCGCAGTTTTTTGATAAAGGGAATTATGAAAAGGCCAAAGAAATATTTACAGCTCTTTATAAAAAGAACCCTAAAGATGTCAGTGTCATTGAATATCTGGGTGATATCGAAGCACATGCCAAAAAATGGGAGGAGTCTTTAGTATATTATGAAAAGCTAAAAGAATTAAAACCTTCTGAAGCTAATTATTATTATAAATATGGAGGCGCTCTTGGAATGAAAGCTAAAGAGAGCAATAAATTTAAGGCTCTTGGGATGATTGGCGATGTGGAAGATTCTTTTAAAAAAGCTATTGAGCTAAATCCGAAGCATATTGAATCAAGATGGGCATTGGTGGAATTGTACCTGCAACTTCCTGCTATTATTGGAGGCAGTGAAAGAAAGGCGCAAAAGTATGCTGACGAACTAATGACACTGTCTGCTGTTGATGGTTATCTCTCAAAAGGACATATTGCTGAATATTTTAAGAGATATAAAGAAGCAGAAAAAAACTATAAAAAGGCAATTGAAATTGGCAAATCAAAAACAACCTACAAGAAATTAGCCGATTTGTATAAAAATAAAATGAAGCAGCCGGAAAAAGCCAAGGCTGTTTTAGAAGAATATGCTGAAATAAGCAAAACATAA
- a CDS encoding DUF1287 domain-containing protein: protein MKYFISFTCFLFITAIIEKSFPEKLSDAAITLTKDKVVYDPGYFSISYPNGDVPKGKGVCTDVVIRAYRKLGIDLQKEVHEDMKKNFSKYPQKWGLKKTDPNIDHRRVPNLQVFFTRFGKSLEVTDKASDYKTGDLVTWMINDKMPHIGIVTNRKSADGKRNLIVHNVGAGQVLEDCLFQYKITGHYQFKK, encoded by the coding sequence ATGAAATATTTCATCTCTTTTACCTGTTTTCTTTTCATTACCGCTATTATAGAAAAAAGTTTTCCGGAGAAACTTTCGGATGCGGCAATTACGCTGACTAAAGACAAGGTCGTCTATGACCCAGGCTATTTTTCCATCAGCTATCCTAACGGCGATGTACCGAAAGGAAAAGGCGTTTGTACAGACGTTGTTATCAGGGCATACAGAAAACTGGGGATTGACCTGCAGAAAGAAGTACATGAAGACATGAAAAAAAACTTCTCAAAATACCCTCAAAAATGGGGACTCAAAAAAACAGATCCCAATATTGACCATAGAAGAGTACCTAATCTTCAGGTTTTCTTCACACGATTCGGTAAAAGTTTAGAAGTAACCGATAAAGCTTCAGATTATAAGACAGGCGATTTGGTAACCTGGATGATCAATGATAAAATGCCCCATATTGGAATTGTGACCAATCGAAAATCAGCTGATGGGAAACGGAACCTGATTGTGCATAATGTTGGTGCCGGCCAGGTTTTGGAAGATTGCCTTTTCCAATATAAAATAACAGGACACTACCAATTTAAAAAGTAA
- a CDS encoding UDP-N-acetylmuramate--L-alanine ligase — MRTHFIAIGGSAMHNLAIALHEKGYQVTGSDDAVFEPSKTRLEKRGLLPEELGWFPEKITSDIDSVILGMHAKADNPELLKAQELGLKIFSYPEFLYEQSKNKTRVVIGGSHGKTTITSMILHVMHYHGINVDYMVGAQLEGFDTMVHLTEENDFIVLEGDEYLSSPMDRRPKFHLYQPNIALISGIAWDHINVFPTYENYVEQFEIFIQKITNGGILVYNEDDAEVKRVAEAATNPIRKIPYTTPNYTVENGITLLETPEGNMPIEIFGAHNLNNLAGAKWICQNMGVDEADFYEAISSFKGASKRLEKIAENKNNVAYKDFAHSPSKVAATTKAVKEQYPDRKLIACLELHTYSSLNAEFLKEYEGALDAADVAVVFYSPDAVKIKQLEEVTYDQIAKSFNREDLIIYTNPAAFKEYLFHLKFDTEKIALLLMSSGNYGGLNFDEVKTLL; from the coding sequence ATGAGAACACATTTTATAGCCATTGGAGGCAGCGCAATGCACAATCTTGCCATTGCATTACATGAAAAAGGATACCAGGTGACCGGTAGTGATGATGCTGTTTTTGAGCCTTCCAAAACACGTTTGGAAAAAAGAGGACTGCTGCCTGAAGAGTTGGGCTGGTTTCCTGAAAAAATCACTTCAGATATTGATTCGGTTATTTTGGGCATGCATGCCAAAGCTGATAATCCGGAACTTTTAAAAGCACAGGAATTAGGATTAAAGATTTTTTCATATCCAGAGTTTTTATACGAGCAGTCAAAAAATAAGACAAGAGTAGTAATTGGCGGTTCGCATGGAAAAACTACCATTACTTCCATGATTTTGCATGTTATGCATTACCATGGCATCAATGTAGACTATATGGTTGGAGCGCAATTAGAAGGTTTTGATACGATGGTGCATCTAACAGAAGAAAATGATTTTATTGTTCTTGAAGGAGATGAATATTTATCATCTCCAATGGACAGAAGACCAAAATTTCATCTCTATCAGCCCAATATTGCTTTGATTTCAGGAATTGCCTGGGACCATATTAATGTTTTTCCAACCTATGAAAATTATGTGGAACAGTTTGAGATTTTCATTCAAAAAATAACCAACGGAGGGATTCTTGTCTATAACGAAGATGATGCAGAAGTAAAAAGGGTAGCGGAAGCAGCTACGAATCCTATCCGCAAAATTCCATACACAACGCCAAATTATACAGTTGAGAATGGAATAACATTGCTTGAAACTCCGGAAGGAAATATGCCAATTGAGATTTTTGGAGCCCACAACCTGAATAATCTGGCCGGTGCCAAATGGATATGTCAGAATATGGGCGTTGACGAAGCCGATTTTTATGAGGCGATTTCCAGTTTTAAAGGAGCTTCAAAACGTTTGGAGAAAATTGCGGAAAATAAAAACAATGTAGCCTATAAAGATTTTGCACATTCGCCGAGCAAAGTGGCTGCCACTACAAAAGCGGTGAAAGAACAATATCCGGACAGAAAACTGATTGCCTGTCTGGAATTGCATACCTACAGTAGCCTGAATGCTGAATTCCTGAAAGAATATGAAGGAGCCCTTGATGCTGCAGATGTAGCGGTGGTTTTCTATTCGCCGGATGCCGTCAAAATCAAACAACTGGAAGAAGTAACCTATGATCAGATTGCAAAATCATTCAATCGCGAAGACCTGATTATTTACACCAATCCGGCTGCATTTAAAGAATACCTTTTCCACCTTAAATTTGATACGGAGAAAATTGCATTATTGCTAATGAGTTCCGGAAATTATGGAGGACTTAATTTTGATGAGGTAAAAACGCTTCTATAA